TATCGCCGTGTTGAGCACCGCGACGGGTGGCGAGGTGCTGTACACGAACACGCTCCAGGGACTGGAAGAACTGCTGATCGTCCGGGTGCTGGAGGTCGGCCTCCTGTCGGTGGCCGTCTTCCACATCCTCAACGGGGTTCGGCTGCTGTTCGTCGACCTCGGGTTCGGACTCGAAAATCAGGACAAGAGCTTCTACGCGTCGCTCGTCGTGACGGCCGCAATCGTCGTCGCGAGCGTGCCGACGTTCCTCGCGGGGGTGTAACGCATGGCACAGCACTACTCATCGTTCGAGCGCGGCGGCGTCAAGTGGCTCTTCCAGCGACTGACTGCGGTCTTCCTGGTCGGCGTACTCGCCTTCCACTTCTTCCTCCTGCACTTCGTCAACCACGCCGCGGAGATCACCTTCGCCGGCACCCAGGCGCGGATGAGCCAGGTCGGCTACTTCGCGACGATGTGGCTGTTCCTTGTCACCGCGACGTTCCACGGCGTCAACGGCGTCTACAACGCGCTGGTCAACCAGGGGCTGAGCGGCACCCGCAAGAAAGCAGTCGGGGCCGTTTTGGCGCTGGCGAGCATAGCACTAATCGTTCAGGGAACCCGCGTCGCACTCGCGATGACCAACCTACTATGAGCACGCAAATCGAACAAGAGCAGACAGAGGAGCAGACCGAGGCCGAACCGGCCGAGGAGGCCGAACAGTCGCCACAGGACCGGCGACTCTCCGAGAAGAAGGCCCGCGCCGAGGCCCGCGAGCGCGAGGAGCAGGCCCGCGAGGAGGTCCGCGACGCCGACGACACCGTCCGGATCAAGGTGTTCCGCTACGACCCCGAGGTCGAGGGCAAGTCCGAACCGCGCTTCGACGACTTCTCGGTCCCCTTCTTCAAGGGGATGACCGTCCTCGACGCGCTGATCTACGCCCGGGACCACTACGACTCGTCGCTGACCTTCCGCCACTCCTGCCGGCAGGCGGTCTGTGGCTCCGACGCGCTGTTCGTCAACGGCCAGCAGCGACTCGGCTGCAAGACCCAGATGGCCGACCTCGAAGGGCCGGTCCGCATCGAACCGCTCCCCCACCAGGACGTGGTGAAGGACCTGGTCGTGGACATGGAGCACTTCTACGAGCAGATGGAGGCCGTCGAGCCGTACTTCCAGCCCGACGAGCTACCCGAGGGCGAACGCGAGGAACAGCGCCAGACCCCCGAAAACCGCGAGAAAGTGAAGATGTCGACGCGGTGTATCTGGTGTGGCGCCTGCATGTCCTCGTGTAACATCGCCGCGGGCGACAACGAGTACCTCGGCCCGGCGGCCATCAACAAGGCCTACCGGTTCGCGATGGACGAGCGCGAGGGCGAGATCCAGAAGGAGGACCGCCTGGAGATCATCGAGCAGGAACACGGCGTCTGGCGCTGTCAGACCCAGTTCTCCTGCACGGAGGTCTGTCCGAAGGACATCCCGCTGACCGAGCACATTCAGGAACTGAAACGCGAAGCGGTGAAGTCGAACCTCAAATTCTGGTAACAATGCACGAACACGACGTACTCGTCGTCGGCGCGGGCGGCGCAGGCCTGCGCGCGGCGATCGCGGCACACGAAGCGGGAGCGGACGTGGCGATGGTCACGAAGCTCCACCCCGTCCGGAGCCACACCGGGGCGGCCGAGGGCGGCATCAACGCCGCCCTCCACCCCGAGGACTCCTGGGAACTGCACGCCTACGACACGATGAAGGGCTCGGACTACCTCGGGGACGCCCCCGCGGTCGAGACCTTCGCCCAGGACGCGCCGGACGAGGTCATCCAACTCGAACACTGGGGGATGCCCTTCTCCCGCGAGGAGGACGGCACCGTCTCCCAGCGGCCGTTCGGCGGCCTCAGCCACCCCCGAACGACCTACGCCGGCGCCGAGACCGGCCACCACCTGCTCCACACGATGTACGAGCAGGTCGTCAAGCGCGGCATCACCGTCTACGAGGAACAGCAGGTGCTGGACCTCGCGGTGACCGACCACGACGACGTCGAGGACCGGGAGTGTCACGGCGTCGTCGCCTACGACATCGCCAGCGGCGAGATCCAGGGGTACCGCGCCACCAACGGCGTCATCCTCGCGACGGGCGGTCCCGGCCAGGTGTTCGACCACACCACCAACGCGGTCGCCAACACCGGCGACGGCTACGCGATGGCCTACCGCGCCGGCGTCCCGCTGGAGGACATGGAGTTCGTCCAGTTCCACCCCACGACGCTCCCGTCGACCGGCGTCCTCATCTCCGAGGGCGTCCGCGGCGAGGGCGGCATCCTCTACAACGACAACGAGGAGCGCCTGATGTTCGAGTACGGCTACGCGAACAACGACGGCGAACTCGCCTCCCGCGACGTGGTCTCGCGGGCGGAACTCACCGAGGTCAACGAGGGTCGCGGCATCGAGGACGAGTACGTCCACCTCGACATGCGCCACCTCGGCGAGGAGCGCATCCTCGACCGCCTGGAGAACATCCTCCACCTCGCGGAGGACTTCGAGGGGGTCGACGGCCTCGACGAGCCGATGCCGGTCAAGCCCGGCCAGCACTACCAGATGGGCGGCGTCGAGGTCGACGAGAACGGCCACACCTGCATCGACGGCCTCTACGCGGCCGGCGAGGTGGCCTGCGTCTCGCTGCACGGCGGCAACCGCCTCGGCGGCAACGCGCTGCCCGAACTGCTCGTGTTCGGCGCCCGCGCCGGCAAGCACGCCGCCGGCGGCGACATGAAGGAGGCGGAGATCCAGACCGGACCCAGCGCCGAGAGCGAAGCCGGTGAGATCCCCGACGGCGTCGATGTCGGAGCGGTCGACGCCGGCAGCGAGTCCGTCGCCGCCGACGGCGCCGCGGTCGACGCTGGGACCGTCGTCGAGAGCGAGGTCCAGCGCCAGCAGGAACGGGTCGACCACCTCCTCGAAGACGAGGGCGTCAACCACGCGCAGGTCCGCGACGACATCCAGCAGACGATGACGGCCAACGTCAACGTCTTCCGCCGCGAGGAGAACCTCAAGGACGCTCTCGGGGACATCCGCGAGGCCCGAGAGCGTTACCGCCACGTCGCCGCCTCGGACCCCTCGCGCACGTACAACACCGACCTGATGCACACGATGGAGACCCGCAACATCATCGACATCGCGGAGGCCATCACGGTCGGCGCCCTCGCTCGCGAGGAGTTCCGCGGCGCCCACTGGCGCGAGCAGTACCAGGAGCGCCGGGACGACGAGTGGCTCAAACACACCATGCTCGCCTGGTCGGACGGCAACCCCCGGCTGTACTACAAACCCGTCCTCCTCGAAGGCGAGAAAGAGTACGAGCCGAAGGAACGTAGCTACTAGAGACCGTCTTTCTCGCGGGCGGGTTTCCTCGTTGGCCTTCGCGAGCGGCGCCGACGAGAGGGCGGAGCGCTCGCGCTCCCGGCGCACTCGCGGCTGCTACGCTACCGTGAGAACCGCCGGAAAAACCGCGACCGCTCGCCGTTTAGGACTCGTCGCCGTCTGCGTCGGCCTCGTCGGTGGACCCGGATTCGTCCGCTTCGTCGTCGCTCTCGTCGACGACCCAGTCCTCGCGGACGCGCTTGGTCCCCGAGTCGGTCTCGATGATGAGGACGTTGTAGTCCTCCGTACCGGTCTTGACGCCGGTGACGGTCCCGCTGCTGGTACCGTAGACCGAGGAGTCGGGACCGGCCACGTGGAAGGTGACCTCCTCGCCGCGCTCGACGGACACGTCGCCGAACCCGACGGGCGAGCGCGGAACCGACTGCGCACCGCCGCGGTACAGCGGTTGTGTCCGCCCGCCGTCGTCGCTCGCGGCCGTCGCGTCGGCGGCGCCCTCCGCGTCGGCCTCGCCGACGCGACGGCCGAACCCGCACCGTTTCGTCTCCTCGACGACCACCTGGTCGATCGTCAGCGTGGGGTGAGACTGCTTCCACTCGCCGAGCGCGGTCTCCATCCGCTCGGCCGTCAGGTCGTCGCGCGCGGACACGTCGATCTCGAACGACCGCACCGACCGCTCGCCCGTCCGCGACTCGACGACCAGTTGCGCCTCGAAGACGCTCTCCGATCTGTTCTTCGCCTGTCGCTCGTACTCAAGTTCTGACCCGTCGACAGTTATCATTGGCATGTCGATAGCTCGACTGTTTGTATATTGGTGAGAAGTGAGTCATATATCTTTTCCAAGCCGTTTGGTAGAACCGAACGGTCGACGGGAGCGAACGCCGGATCGAGCGCGTACTCGCGAATCGATCGCTACCGGACTACACGTCGATTTCCGGGAAGGAGAGCGACCGAAAGTGGTTTTTGCCCGTTCTCGCTGGGTGATAGCATGACGTACACCGTCGCCGTCGTCGGAACGGGGCCAGACCCGGAGAACCCGACCGTCGAGGGGTTCGCGATGGGCTACCGCCACGCCGAGTCGTTCGAAAACGACGACCGCTGCGAGGTCGTCGCCTGCGCGGACATCGTCCCGGAGAACGCCGAGGCGTTCGGCCGGACGTTCGACCTGCCCGACGAGAACGTCTTCGAGGACTACGAGGCGATGCTCGACGCCGTCGAGCCCGACGTCGTGACCGTCGCGGTCCCGCCGGCGATCCACGAGGACGTGGTCGTCGACTGCGCCCGTAGCGGCGTCGTC
The window above is part of the Halosimplex rubrum genome. Proteins encoded here:
- a CDS encoding succinate dehydrogenase/fumarate reductase iron-sulfur subunit, translated to MSTQIEQEQTEEQTEAEPAEEAEQSPQDRRLSEKKARAEAREREEQAREEVRDADDTVRIKVFRYDPEVEGKSEPRFDDFSVPFFKGMTVLDALIYARDHYDSSLTFRHSCRQAVCGSDALFVNGQQRLGCKTQMADLEGPVRIEPLPHQDVVKDLVVDMEHFYEQMEAVEPYFQPDELPEGEREEQRQTPENREKVKMSTRCIWCGACMSSCNIAAGDNEYLGPAAINKAYRFAMDEREGEIQKEDRLEIIEQEHGVWRCQTQFSCTEVCPKDIPLTEHIQELKREAVKSNLKFW
- a CDS encoding FAD-binding protein, with product MHEHDVLVVGAGGAGLRAAIAAHEAGADVAMVTKLHPVRSHTGAAEGGINAALHPEDSWELHAYDTMKGSDYLGDAPAVETFAQDAPDEVIQLEHWGMPFSREEDGTVSQRPFGGLSHPRTTYAGAETGHHLLHTMYEQVVKRGITVYEEQQVLDLAVTDHDDVEDRECHGVVAYDIASGEIQGYRATNGVILATGGPGQVFDHTTNAVANTGDGYAMAYRAGVPLEDMEFVQFHPTTLPSTGVLISEGVRGEGGILYNDNEERLMFEYGYANNDGELASRDVVSRAELTEVNEGRGIEDEYVHLDMRHLGEERILDRLENILHLAEDFEGVDGLDEPMPVKPGQHYQMGGVEVDENGHTCIDGLYAAGEVACVSLHGGNRLGGNALPELLVFGARAGKHAAGGDMKEAEIQTGPSAESEAGEIPDGVDVGAVDAGSESVAADGAAVDAGTVVESEVQRQQERVDHLLEDEGVNHAQVRDDIQQTMTANVNVFRREENLKDALGDIREARERYRHVAASDPSRTYNTDLMHTMETRNIIDIAEAITVGALAREEFRGAHWREQYQERRDDEWLKHTMLAWSDGNPRLYYKPVLLEGEKEYEPKERSY
- the sdhC gene encoding succinate dehydrogenase, cytochrome b556 subunit, with protein sequence MSGTYDRGAVEDFGRWREFQPGMWAWIFHKFTGWVLVGYLFTHIAVLSTATGGEVLYTNTLQGLEELLIVRVLEVGLLSVAVFHILNGVRLLFVDLGFGLENQDKSFYASLVVTAAIVVASVPTFLAGV
- a CDS encoding succinate dehydrogenase hydrophobic membrane anchor subunit, coding for MAQHYSSFERGGVKWLFQRLTAVFLVGVLAFHFFLLHFVNHAAEITFAGTQARMSQVGYFATMWLFLVTATFHGVNGVYNALVNQGLSGTRKKAVGAVLALASIALIVQGTRVALAMTNLL